Genomic DNA from Mastomys coucha isolate ucsf_1 unplaced genomic scaffold, UCSF_Mcou_1 pScaffold16, whole genome shotgun sequence:
aggggaggggaaggggaagagaattaggaggggtagagggagaggaaagagagtggatccagaggggaggggaagggggagagaattAGNNNNNNNNNNNNNNNNNNNNNNNNNNNNNNNNNNNNNNNNNNNNNNNNNNNNNNNNNNNNNNNNNNNNNNNNNNNNNNNNNNNNNNNNNNNNNNNNNNNNNNNNNNNNNNNNNNNNNNNNNNNNNNNNNNNNNNNNNNNNNNNNNNNNNNNNNNNNNNNNNNNNNNNNNNNNNNNNNNNNNNNNNNNNNNNNNNNNNNNNNNNNNNNNNNNNNNNNNNNNNNNNNNNNaaaaaaaaaaaaaaaaaaaaaaagattactaaCTGGGTTGGTTGTCCAAggttaaatattattttccaaaagcacccaaaggaaaagcaagagagaaacagTAAACCAACTGGGGATTTACACGTACTCTTCAAAAGGGAGCCCAAAGGTCAACTACAGTTAGATAAATATGTGAACCATAACAGAGCTCTTACTATTATCAACAGCATTCTCATGAAAGATGTTTGGCAGCATTGTGACCATTTTCACCTGGGGCCTATCTggtaaagccttttttttttttttagaacagcCTGGCTACTGAACGACTAACCAGATGCAagcttttaatccaagcactcaagaggcagaagcaggcagatcgctgtgagttcaaggccagccaggtctacaaagcaagttccaggatagccagggctacacagagaaactctgcctcaaaaaaaagagaaactggaaATTCATTGGTGTAGAGCTAAGCCATGGAGTGAAACCTCAATCCTGCCCTACTTAGTTCCCCAGCTATTTTCTCCTGGATATATTGAACACCTAATTTGATGATGCTTTCCTTACTATTTGTCATCTGCTTGTCTATCTGTCTaactgcctatctatctatctacctatctactcaTCTACCTATCAATCATCTCTTACTATTAATTCATTTACTTTGCCATATACTTAAGAAAACTCTCAAATTTAAAACCTAAAGTATGGCTTCATAGACCATTCTCTGAGTGATACGGAACTCAGGAAAAGGCAGCTAGACCCAGCCACACATAGTGATTCCTAGACCCACTCACACATAGTGATTCCTAGACCCAGCCACACATAGTGATTCCTAGACCCAGCCACACATAGTGATTCCTAGACCCAGCCACACATAGTGATTCCTAGACCCAGCCACACATAGTGATTCCTAGACCCAGCCACACATAGTGATTCCTAGACCCAGCCACACATAGTGATTCCTAGACCCACCCACACATAGTGATTCCTAGACCCACTCACACATAGAAATTCCTCCAGAGCTGCAGGATAGAGCCACGCAGGATCCACTGAGCTTTCTAAAGATGAGAAGAACGTGTGGTCATTTTCCACAAGTCACTGCCAGTGGCTTCATTAGGACCCTACCTTGGGAAGGCCAAAAGAGACTGTGTAAGTGCCTGGTGATTGTCATGGGGCCAAGGCATCAGTGACAGAAGTAACATAGCAGCAGTTCCAGGCAGCTGCTCATACACTCTTTCAAACTTCCTCATGACCACCAGCTATCCAGACCAAATGTGCAAGCAGACAGAGACCCATAACACACTGAGATTTTTTTAGGACAAAGAAAGATATCTTAGCtacaaaatatttctttcctGCACATCTCCTTGGAGCTGTATTCTAAGGCAATTCTTCCAGCTAGTCCAAGTAGAATAAAAGGCCTTTAATTTATGCACTTACTGTAGAGTTATGCATTGAGTGTCGGAACAAACTTACTCATTGATCAGTTTTTGCTGTGTGTAGTGGTGAGGGTTCTCCAAGAGACAGAATCAATAGAAAATAGAGTCTATATTATAGAGACAATTAATTTGGGGGTTATATGGGTATGCATGTGCTACTTGTCATGTGATTTGTTGCCCCATAACCTGTCCACTGCAAGAGGAAAAGCCAGTATGCCACTGATGTATTTAGTCCAGACCTGACTATATAGGAGACACTGGGACAGTCCCAGATCATGATAGAGAGAAAGATAGTGGATAACCAGGCTAGGAGATGATAGACATCTGGGCATTACAGAAAGAATTCACTCATTATCtgcctcatttttatttcattttgtgtgcatgagtgatttttaattttttaattttctgcatATAGatattttccctgcatgtatgtctatgtaccacatgcattcagtatacacagaggccagacaagagaGGCAGGGCCCCTAGCTTGGGACAGAAAGCACTGTTAGCAACCATGTGGGTACAGGAACTAAACACTGGTCTtatagaagaacagccagtgctccgaacctctgagccatctcttcagcccccaaactGAAGTTGATTAAAGCAGACTCATCTATAATCAGTTTTCCAAGAACTGAATGAATTTCACAATATTAAACAGCTTTCCAGAAAGGGGGTTGCATGAACATTGGAGGAGACACAAATAATAACTGAGAGGGACAGTCTATTCAATTCAGTTTCCCCAAAGAGAAAAGGATTAACCAAGAATGAAGGTCTCCATGCCAGTAGAGCTCCAAGCCAAAAGAGACTCAGTAAAGACAAAAGATCTAAACTGACACAGCCGTGGCATGTGCGAGGTAGAAAGACCATCCAGGGCCCCTCTTGGGCATTCTCACCAGCCTCATCAtccctcacagagacacacagctcTCCACAGTTTCAAGTCCCAGCATGCTTCAGTGAATGAGATTCCCAGCATGCCGCAGTGAATGAGATTCTTGGCAAGCACACTTTATCTTCTCACATGCTGACTGTCCATCAGTGGTTCTAAATCTTCCTTATGTTTtgacccttaatacagttcctcatgatgtggtgactcccaaccacaaaattattccattgctacttcataactgtaattttgctattgtcatAAATCATAATATGTATGACATCTGATATGCCACCCTCCCCCAAAAGGGATCATGatccacagagaaacactgctttaAAGAGCTTTATCCCTGCTGTGAGGGTCTCAGACTAGAACCAAGATATGTCAAAGCTCTTATCAGATTAAGATATGTCAAAGCTCTTCTGGTTTCATTAGATTTTTCAGAGCGCAGCACTACTGACTCAGAGCTCAGACTCTTGGGAAACAGCTACGATGCTTGGTGAGgctaaagagcaaaagaaaacacaacacacaGCAAGTGTACTTCAGGCTTTATTGTAGAGGAGATGGGCCTGGGGCAGCTCCTCCACCAGGAACAGTCTGGCACTGAGTATTGACCTTCAAGGTAGTTCTAGGGAGGGCTGGCACTAAGGTAGTATTGACCTCCAGGGTAAGTCTAGGGAGCCTAAGCTCAGGACAGACCTCAAATCGCAGAAAGGGACTGTGAGGTTGGGCCAAGGAGTCAATGAAGAAGGAGCCATGTGAAAGACAGTGGGGAGAATGAAGGCGGTGTGGGCTTGACTTGGGTGAGGGCGTGGAGATGGGGTTGACAACACTGCAGaagggagcaggaaggagagagaactgagAGCCACAGTGCAGAAGGCCAGGGTGCTGTCCCCACCCAGGGCCTGCAGGATCTGCAGTGTGGACAGGTCCTCCCAGGGAGTGCCAGTGTAGCAAGGGCCTACTTGTTACTCCAGTGGGCCATCTTTGAAAATATAGGTGTTGAGATGTAGCGGCTACTCTTCATGTAGGCAGAGATCTTCTTCAGGCCCTGCAAATTGGGAAGGACACAGCAGGAGCTCAGGTCTGGAGCCCAGAGGAGCAGCCCACCAGGTCTCCTGATTCATTTGTCCTGGACTCATGCTGGAGCACAGAGCAGCTTGCTTAGCTCCCAGCCCAGGCAAGAGAACTAACTCTTCCACTCCCCATATCAAAGGGGAGACTGGATCCTGCAGAAGTTGTTTTATACTCGCTAAAAATTACAACATAGGTTCAGGAAAAAAACCTAACCATCGGTTTTGTAAGTTCAGTTATCAGGGAGGAACCTGAAGTCCAGAGAGGCTGGGGAACTTCCTGACTCACACAGCTAGTGAAACAGGGCTGGATTCATCCTGCTCAGGAGCAGCCCTCTGTgtgctcttgctctcactctcttgctccccCAGCCCCCGCCGACACACNNNNNNNNNNNNNNNNNNNNNNNNNNNNNNNNNNNNNNNNNNNNNNNNNNNNNNNNNNNNNNNNNNNNNNNNNNNNNNNNNNNNNNNNNNNNNNNNNNNNNNNNNNNNNNNNNNNNNNNNNNNNNNNNNNNNNNNNNNNNNNCCTCCCCACATACCCCCACACGAATACCCACCCCACACAGatacccacccccccacacacatgcccatcacacacacacacatttgcaccaCACACTTCCTTACCCCTTTTCAGCCCTCCCAAGGAGACTTGGTaactgtctctctgtgtggaCATGATCCTGCTCCTGGGGAAGTTCTTTCTTGTGTTTACACACAGAGGAGGAATCAAACAGGACAAAGGAGCCAGAACTCAACTGTGTGTGCTTAGGAAGACAGCCAAGCACCCAGTGACTCAGCAAATCATGCAAGAATGTGAACAGCAAGAGAACAGGCCAGGAAGCAAAGCTGAACTGGATTCTAATCACTTTCCTGAGAGAGGGGGTAATTCTCTACCTGCTGCTCAGTACACCCTCTCACTGCACCCTGGCTGTCCTTATCTCCACTCCCAAAACAGGGACCACTCCATGCGACTGTGGGTTGGACTGTAAGCCATACACCAAGCTGGAGAATACACAGACAATTCCAGAGGGTGCACAGAGATCCACCACAGACAGCACACACAAGCTGAGCTAAGGCTGCTCTCTGtttctccatccacccaccccagcGTGGTGCCAACGCTTGCACAGTTTCCCACAGTACCCAACCGAACCAGAACAAGAGCTAATTAGAACCATCTGAGAAAGGCTAGGGGGGTTCCGTGGGTGAGCGCTTGTCTAGTaagcacaagaccctgggtttagCCCTCAGCTCTGGGGGGCAGCGGGGGGAGacaaggagggtgggagggagaagagagagagacagacgaAGACAGAGAATTAGCAAAGAAAATGTGTCTCTCAGTGGAGATTGAGCAAGGTCAACGGACTGCGGTTTGACGGACTGCGGTTTGAAAAACCCTTGGATCAATGTGTCTAATTCCTAGATGCCTAAGCAACCCAAGTCTGATGGAGGTGAGGTCCAGGAGAAATATCACATGCATCTCACAGAACGGCTTTCCACAGCTCTCTGATGACTCAGTCCCAAAATAACAGCATTTTGCATGCCCCTGGGGCCCAACATGAACCTCATATAGGGGAGAATGCCAGAGAGAATAAGAGTGAAGAAAATTGTTGACCCCATTTCACAGACAGGCCCTGTGACATGAAAGAGGAGAGTGTGGGGGAGGAAACAATGTACTAGCACACACTCGTACCAGCACACACTCAGGCTAAATGTCCCCTCAACACGGAAGGCACTCGCAAGTCTACTCAGTGAGGTACCACCTTCAGCCCTGGGCTCTCGGTGCTCTACAGATCAGGTCTGAAGCCCTGGACTCTCAGCACTCTACAGATCAGGTCTGGACTTCTTCCATTTGGGTATGTTACTTTAGTCCTGCCTGTTTCACTCCCCTAATGCCAAGACCCACATATTATCGACATGTTCTGCCTTGCCAGGGATCCTAAACAGGAAAATGAGGTTGTGCAAGGGCCTGAAGCTTTTTCTTTTGACCCAAAGCAGGGTCAGCCACTGAATGCTGCCTCAGAACCCGGTGCAGCCGTAGGTACAGAGACCTCGGACATGTGAGGGCCCTCTATAGTACCAGGCTCCTTATCTGTCCAAAGGGACTCAGAATCACATCAACcttttggaattttgaagggaTAAATATTGCCCGATACAGTTCTTGACAGAAAGCTCAGAAAACCCTGGTTATTTTCCTAGTCTTGGAACTAGAAAGCATCATGAACGTGAGAAAGAAGACAACCCAAGGGGAAGCAGGATCTGGGCATCACCTCGAAGCGGGCCAGGAAGTCCTTCAGGTTTGGGAAGGCGTCCAGGCACTTGGGCTCAAATATACGGTACTGGTCAAGAATGTCATAAGCAAGAAAATCCACATAGGTGACCTGCAGGAAGCCAAGGGTGAGCATGCTGGAATTTGAcaccagggggaaaaaaaaaacgcaactcctcctccccagccctcccttTTACCTTGTCCCCTGCAAACCATGGGCGCTTGCCCAGGAACTCTGAGTAGAGCTTCATTTTCTCAGGGATGGCCTTCAGgaactctggcttctgcttctcctgAGGCAGAAAACAGCAGTCACCACCTTTAGACTCAGCACCTCTCCCCAGCAGAGGGTTCCACAAGGGAACAGCCACCTTTCCAAGAATGGGCCAGGCTTGAGTCTAGGATTCCACTTAACAGGTCCCTATTTAGCTGGTGACAGAATTCATGTCAGAGTTGATGGACAGTCTGGAAGAAATTTCACGCTGTCTCTGAAATTTGTCACCACTGAAGTCCAAACCAGGTGATTTGGATGCACACCCAGTACCTCCTGAGTATCTTGTATGTTttggactcagagatccaatGGAACCACAGAAACAAAGGGCACAAAGACCAGTTATACTGGATCAATGGGGGAGCATGAGAACAGATCAGATATTTGAAGGATGTGCTTCAGTTTTGATCAGTGACTAATATGGAAAGGAAAAGGGATCAAAGTTCCCCTGGCTGACCCTGAGCTGGCTACTAGGAAGATGTCCCGATTTTCTATTGACACCTAAGACAGACCTATAGGGAAAGAACTGGATAGATGTGTTAGACCAGTGTAGACATATCTTATTTTTCATCATTTAGGGAGTATACTGGTGCCTGTTGGTGCATAGGGGTCCAACATTGATGCcaagtgtctttctcaatcactgcccaccttatttttgagacagggtttctcactaaaTCTAGAGCTCAAAGGCCAACTAGCCTCATTGGTCAGCAGAACCCAAGAAACCCTCCTGTTTCTCTCCACAGAGCACTATGTTTATAAGAACAGGCTGCCACACTAGGGTGTTTTTAAAGGGTGCTAAGGAGTCATACTGAAGCCTTCATGCTATGTATCAAGCACTTTTAACCAATAAAACAACTCCACATCCTCTAATTTCATCCTGAGGGCTTTTGGTATAAACACTGGGTAAGATGGCATATTGGAAGAGGTCAAAGGACCAACATAGCAGAGATTTACAACTGTGCTGAATAACTTAGATCAACTGTCCACCAGCAGACTCTCAACCATAGCCTAGGACTAGCTGTGATAGGTTCACAGTGTTGATGTGATAGATCACTGGGGTGAACGACCCTTACCACCAGAAGGGTCATTCTGCTGGTAAGATAGGGAAGGTTGGAGAATCAGGAACTTGGCTCCTTACTGAAGGAGGATGCTACGGTTGGTTCTGAATGCAAGACTTTAACTCCTGCTGTGAATCTTGTCTGCCCCACCCACTGGCCACTCACAAAGTCAGGGTTGTAACAGAGCATGATGAGCTGCATGCGGGTGTCCATGACCTGGTTCTCCACAATGTCTGCACGgatcctctcctcctctgtctctccaccTGCAGCACAACACAACACCCTCAGCATTCCAATCCAGCCAAGCCAAGGAGATTATCCACCATCCCGACTCTGCAGCCAGCCCCCACTCACACAGGTGGTGCTTGCGGGCAAGGTAGCGCACGATGGCATTGCTCTGTGTGATCTTGTGTGATCCATCAATCAAGTAGGGCAGCTGGATAGACAAACAGGGATGGTCAAATGGAATATGGGGTACCTGAGTCCTTTTTCTGGGTCGAGACAGACATGGGGCCTGGCACTCGGTGTGCCTGCCATGGGAAGCCCTCCATGAGTGCAGTATGCACTGAATGGGACAGCTGGGACACAGCCCATCACAGAAACACTGtgcagccagcagggaggggaGTGGGTGAGCAGAAACATTGGTTCCAAACCTCCTCAGCCAGGTGAGGAGATGAGGTGAGATCACCATGTCTTCCCCAaacctccccttttcccctccaccTACATTAGGAAAATCCAGGCCCAGCTTGAACTTCTCATTCAGCCACTGGCTTCGGTCAAAGTCGGGAGCTGTGGTGGACAAGAGGATGTGAAAAGGAATCGCCCTACCCTACTACAGATATTCAACCGGCAGCAAGAAGCCCTAAGTCAGGGGATCTGCAACCTGTTACAGGGAGTCACTTTCCAAGGTGGAGAAGAGTCTGGTAATAAAGAGAGCCTGGACCCAATAGACCCCAGTAATGAATCCTGTCTAATTATAAGTATAAATGAACCAGGAACTCCAAGTTCAGTGTTGCACCTTCAAAGAGGTTTCTGGAAGCAGCAGCCTCTAGCTTCAGCTAGAGGGAGACCAGCAGGGCTAAATAACAGGAAGTCTAGGCATAGTTTGATGGGCAAGAGGGAAGCAGGCGTCTGACCAGGAACGTGTCCTTACCATCGCCCATGGTGTATCTCTTCTCCTCATAGCTTGAATCTGTGTATTCCAGGAGCATGCGGATGGGGTGTGTCAGCTGGGAGAGACAACCAGAGACAGGTCAGAAATTGTGGGGACTTCGTTTGTATGAGTTCACCTTCACCCGTTGAGACCTCCCACACTCCACAAACGCATCCACCCCTCACGTGCaggtgcacaccacacacatacatgcacgcacacacagctACCCAAATGGGTAAGCTCCTGAGCGCTGAGAGCAACGGGCAGAACATTCTAGGGAGGCCAGAGAAGCACAGGCTGTTAGAAGGTACCCCTGCTGTTAAGAACTTTCTGCTTCAcatcccagtcccaccctccAGTGGACCCCTTCTCTTACTCCGCGGACGTTCCAATATCCCAGTATCATAGGCATGGTGCTGGTTCTGTGGTCTTCTCAAACTGGCTTCAGCAGGATTGACCTGTGTGTTTAGAGTTGTGACTTTATACAGACTACCAGAGAAACGGGCTGGACAAAACGAAGGGTCCCTCCCAACCCTGCACCAATCCCAATTAGGCACTCCCCTTCCCCGGTCTGTAACCAGAGCTGCAAACCCTAAAGCGGAAGGCAGAGGGCCACACCCTCTTCGAGAGAGGCGGGGTTAAGATCCGTAGTAGCCTCTGCCCCAGGAGTCTGTGTTGCACACCCTGAAAGCAGAATGTGCGTGCTCCTCCGAAACCCTCTTAGTGACTGCCTCCATCGCCACCTGCTGGATGCTCCTGAGACTAGCTAGCACTTTCCTTGGAGACTGgccagacagagaaagaacatggGTGGGTGTTCTCCCGCCTTCCTTTCTTTTGCAGAGCTCGGTTTTCACACCGAGACTGTGGGAATCTGTCATTGGGGAGGCTCAGCTCTCAGCTTAAAGACAAAGAGGCGAGCCCCCGTCCTGAGAGTTTAATGTAGCACCTATCAACAGAGAAAGGACTCTGCCAGTCTGACAGCTACCTGATGTTTGTGCACACAGACTCAAGTTACAGGAACAGTCGGTGACATGGAAACAGCCCCAGGGCAGAGATAAACAGGGCTCCGTATTTTCCTTTAGGAGATTTGGGGACCCAGTCCTTCTGTTATCAGTCATTAAAAACTAATCGGCATTTTGGCTGTGGCTGTGTTTATGAATCTAAATTCAAGAACCAACCACAGAGGGACCGGAAGTCTGAGGGAAGCCACAGCTGTGGACAACAGTCAGCTGACAGAACTCAGCAGAGTCCAAGGGAGCAAAGAGCCCACAGCTGGGGTGTGCATAGAAGGGGAGAACACGTGTCCCAAGAGGCTTGCTTTCAAGGGACAACAAGATGCTCTACACATGGGAGCCCAAAGCTAGACCTTCAGCTGTCCACATCTCTAGATGCTGGATCTGACCCAGGCTCCtgacatgtgtttgtatatgacaGGATGGCTCAAATGACCTTTCAGGTTACTCTGGGATATATGACTTATAGTATAACCTTCACAAGGACAATGTCCTACCAAGAACACTGTCCCACCTGTATTTACATCTGTAAATGCAGAAAGGACATTCTGGGATTAAGTCACCCTTCACTAGGACTACAGGGTATGAAGGCAGCATATCACCTCAAACACATGGGAGGTGTGCAGGGAGGGTGCAGGGGACAAGCAGAGGCCATCTTATCCTGGGACATTAGAGAAGCCATATGCTCTGCAGGTCTCTGTGAGGATGCAAGCAAAGAGACCACGTCACTCAGGCTTTAGCAGCAGTTTGGTGGGAACTAGAGGGAGATAATTTGCAAGTATGAATGAAGCACATCAGCATATTTTCATGCACTGTGGGAACTCAAGAAGGggcatggaagaaagaaaaaaggaatccATGCTGTCCAGGACGAGGACTCAGAGGGCCTGGAAAGGGAGCCAGAGCTCTGGAACCCTTCAGAGGACAGAATATCCCTGCAGACAGGGATAAGGGTGAGGACTGCAAGTCCTCAATGCAGGGTCCTCAGAGTCCAAGAGATTCATCCCATTGAATGAGAGAGGTCTCTGAAAGGCAATGGGGAAAGGTGGGGATTGGGGACATAGAGATATCTGAAGCTAGGAGTTACAGCCAGTGCTGTCCTGGAGAATTTAATCCCAGTGTTGATCACTGATCCTCTGGATGTCTCTGTACACTGTCACAAGTTCACAGTGCAGCCAGCCCTAGTGTCTTAAAAGGACCCTGTgcaggaaaaaaatctgaatgtATTGGAGGAAATTTGCCTTATATTCTGTAGAATGACATCTGAGATGGATGCCATAATTTCTTCCAGGCCAGTGGGTAACACTCAACATGATCCATGCAAATTCACAGAATTctataaataatttttcaaacagaatttttaaaacactACAGGAGAAGTGAGTACcaacaaacaaactaaatgtTCTCTgcctcatggagactctctgaaAGTCTCTCACATGCTGGCTGttgatcagtggttctcagccttcctaacactgtggtcctttaatacagttcctcatgttgtagtgaccccaccTCTgccccataaaattatttcattgctacttcctaactgtaattggACTACTGTTAGGAATGGTAATATAACtatatgatatgcaggatgtGTGCTattcaaccccaaaggggtcacaacccacaggttgagaaccactgctctagataaACCCGGGAAATGGAGAAGTTAcataatattttctcatttctgtaaGAAATAATGAGATGAATATGACCCTGTCCCAGACCCAGCCAGCTCAGaactgaaacaaagaaataagaaaggaagtgagggaggaaaaGAGTGAGGAAATGTTGAGatagagggaaaagagagagggaagaggggacagatggagttaaaagagaaagagacaaaactTTAGTTAAGATGTATTAAAGTTTCAAAGTGGCACTAAAGCAGCCAAgttcattgtaaaataaaataatagaaaacaaaaaattacacaaagaagaaaaatactaaaatattcttCAGTGTGCATGAGAACCATAAAACATTAGCAAAATTGAC
This window encodes:
- the LOC116093607 gene encoding glutathione S-transferase Mu 1, with translation MPMILGYWNVRGLTHPIRMLLEYTDSSYEEKRYTMGDAPDFDRSQWLNEKFKLGLDFPNLPYLIDGSHKITQSNAIVRYLARKHHLCGETEEERIRADIVENQVMDTRMQLIMLCYNPDFEKQKPEFLKAIPEKMKLYSEFLGKRPWFAGDKVTYVDFLAYDILDQYRIFEPKCLDAFPNLKDFLARFEGLKKISAYMKSSRYISTPIFSKMAHWSNK